One stretch of Pedobacter riviphilus DNA includes these proteins:
- a CDS encoding SDR family NAD(P)-dependent oxidoreductase yields the protein MLHHKIIVLTGGADGIGWECAKAYSKAGATVCILDKNPIAENKLNELETAQKTAIVCNLVNENEVADAFKTIIEKFGAIDAIHNNAGIAHPSKTLDQTTDAEWDLLMNVNLKSILYTTRHGIGHLKKTKGCILNTSSMVGTIGQNNHAVYVATKGAINALTKAMALDYAPYRIRVNAVSPAAINTPTLQSWSKEQPNKEEIQHYLDKLQPLGSMPAGDVIADACLFLLSDAARFITGTILPVSGGAELGYRTII from the coding sequence ATGCTTCATCATAAAATTATTGTACTAACAGGAGGTGCCGATGGCATTGGCTGGGAATGTGCAAAGGCCTATTCAAAAGCTGGTGCTACTGTTTGTATCCTTGATAAAAACCCAATAGCCGAAAACAAACTCAATGAACTCGAAACAGCGCAAAAAACAGCCATAGTCTGCAATCTAGTTAATGAAAATGAAGTAGCAGATGCTTTTAAAACCATCATCGAAAAATTTGGTGCTATAGATGCCATACATAACAATGCGGGGATTGCACATCCTTCAAAAACGCTCGATCAAACGACAGATGCTGAGTGGGATTTATTGATGAATGTTAACTTAAAAAGCATTTTATATACCACCCGACATGGCATCGGGCATCTTAAAAAAACAAAGGGCTGTATTTTAAATACCAGCTCAATGGTAGGCACCATTGGGCAAAACAATCATGCCGTTTATGTAGCTACAAAGGGTGCAATTAATGCATTAACGAAAGCCATGGCTTTAGATTATGCACCATACAGAATACGCGTTAATGCGGTTTCGCCCGCAGCGATTAATACCCCAACCCTGCAATCATGGAGCAAAGAACAACCCAATAAAGAAGAAATACAACATTACTTGGATAAACTCCAACCTTTGGGAAGCATGCCAGCTGGCGATGTAATTGCAGATGCTTGCTTATTCTTACTCAGCGATGCTGCAAGATTTATAACTGGAACTATTTTACCGGTAAGCGGTGGAGCCGAACTAGGATACAGAACCATCATATAA
- a CDS encoding enolase C-terminal domain-like protein, translating to MINKIEISDKRFELSTGAGSDAIHKDPQYSYAVTNLTNENGITGAGLAFTLGAGNDLVCNAAQFYANTLKGKDIEELMSDFGQTFRTLSNEQQFRWLGPHKGVVHLGLASVTNACYDLWAKKRGVPLWKLLIDLSPEEIVNTLDLSYLEDVLTKEEAIAMLQSQTDFKKSREAILDIGYPGYDTSVGWFNYDDEKVRENCKKAIANGFTAMKLKVGSADPKRDIRRANIVREVAGETSKVMLDANQQWTLPQAVSICNELKNMNPFWVEEPTHPDDVLAHQTLAKEIAPIKLALGEHVPNRIIFKNYLQTGCTGFAQVDAVRVGGVSEFITISLLCKKFGVPVVPHVGDMGQLHQHLVLFNHIAMGHEALFLEHIPHLKQHFKNPIKIENGVYITPQEAGSSCDLK from the coding sequence ATGATAAACAAAATAGAAATTAGCGACAAACGATTTGAACTATCAACCGGTGCAGGCAGCGATGCTATACATAAAGATCCTCAATACTCTTATGCGGTTACCAATTTAACCAACGAAAACGGCATAACAGGAGCAGGGCTAGCCTTTACACTTGGCGCTGGTAACGATTTGGTCTGCAATGCCGCTCAATTTTACGCCAATACCTTAAAAGGAAAAGATATTGAAGAGCTGATGAGCGATTTTGGACAGACTTTTCGCACGTTATCAAACGAACAGCAATTTAGGTGGTTAGGGCCACATAAAGGTGTTGTACATTTAGGATTAGCTTCTGTAACCAATGCCTGTTACGATTTATGGGCAAAAAAACGCGGCGTACCACTTTGGAAACTATTGATCGATTTAAGTCCCGAAGAAATTGTGAATACACTCGATCTCTCCTACCTGGAAGATGTACTCACCAAAGAAGAGGCAATTGCCATGCTGCAAAGCCAAACCGATTTCAAAAAATCGAGAGAAGCTATTCTTGATATCGGTTATCCAGGATACGATACTTCTGTAGGCTGGTTTAATTACGACGATGAAAAGGTACGCGAAAACTGTAAAAAGGCTATTGCCAATGGTTTTACCGCAATGAAACTTAAAGTAGGATCTGCCGATCCTAAGCGTGATATCAGAAGGGCAAACATTGTACGTGAAGTTGCCGGAGAAACCTCAAAAGTAATGCTAGATGCCAATCAGCAATGGACGCTACCACAAGCCGTTTCAATATGTAATGAGCTTAAAAATATGAATCCTTTCTGGGTGGAAGAACCTACCCACCCGGATGATGTATTGGCACACCAGACTTTAGCCAAAGAAATTGCACCTATTAAATTGGCTTTGGGAGAACATGTACCCAACCGTATTATTTTTAAGAATTACCTACAAACTGGCTGTACGGGTTTTGCGCAGGTGGATGCAGTACGCGTTGGCGGCGTTAGCGAATTCATCACGATTAGTTTATTGTGCAAAAAATTTGGTGTGCCCGTTGTGCCACACGTAGGCGACATGGGGCAGTTACATCAGCATCTGGTACTGTTTAATCATATTGCTATGGGCCATGAAGCTTTATTTCTGGAACATATCCCCCATTTAAAACAACACTTTAAAAATCCGATTAAAATTGAAAACGGAGTTTACATCACTCCACAAGAAGCGGGAAGCAGCTGTGATTTAAAATAA
- a CDS encoding four helix bundle protein: MAKFRFQDLLIWQSAIIVGDKLIDISEKSEEIKKFRFAEQLRGAALSVSNNIAEESGSNSAADFKRFFNYAHRSIFENANILLVLNLRLLVSDKDLADLLEDLDILARMISSFSKSLKKRSAILS, encoded by the coding sequence GTGGCAAAATTTAGATTTCAAGACTTGCTAATTTGGCAGAGCGCTATAATTGTAGGTGATAAATTGATCGATATTTCTGAGAAATCAGAAGAAATAAAAAAGTTTAGATTCGCAGAGCAGCTTCGAGGAGCTGCTCTTAGCGTATCCAATAATATCGCAGAAGAGTCTGGTTCTAATTCTGCTGCCGATTTCAAACGTTTTTTTAACTATGCACATCGGTCCATCTTCGAAAATGCCAATATTCTTTTGGTGTTAAATTTAAGATTACTAGTTTCTGACAAGGATTTGGCAGATTTATTGGAAGATTTAGATATTTTAGCAAGGATGATTTCCAGCTTTTCTAAAAGTTTGAAGAAGCGGAGTGCTATATTGTCATAG
- the tig gene encoding trigger factor produces the protein MNITQEKTGNLNAVVKIKIAPADYTGKVEKAIKDQAKKAQLPGFRKGMVPAAHIKKMYGKSILVEEVNNLLNDTLSNYIAEQKLEILGQPLPKMDDEREFKWDNTDDFEFDYELGLAPAFDVNLSSKDKFTEYVIKADKETLESRIKNIRRSYGKMTNPEVSADDDVLYAELTQVAADGTAVEGGITSTASVRLDQIKDKKILKSLIGLKKDDEVTIDIQKAFEDAAVIAKALNISEEEAAALKANFKLHVKNVNRLEESDLNQEFFDKLFGEGTVTDEAGFRAKITEEVESMFKQDAERKLSNDIYEALLTKHNFELPDEFLRRWLKATNEKLTDEELAEGYDDFAKNLKWTLIENKIIKDNSIEIKYEDVVQAAKAKLDAQFRMYSPSPLPEDQLAQYAVQFLQEKENANRVFEEVKALKTFEQIKSVVTLEQKDIDYDKFVALVEKKA, from the coding sequence ATGAATATTACACAGGAAAAAACCGGCAACTTAAATGCTGTTGTAAAAATCAAAATCGCACCTGCTGATTACACTGGAAAAGTAGAGAAAGCCATTAAAGATCAAGCTAAAAAAGCACAATTACCTGGTTTCCGTAAAGGAATGGTTCCTGCTGCCCACATTAAAAAAATGTATGGCAAAAGTATCTTGGTAGAAGAGGTTAACAACTTATTGAACGATACCTTATCTAACTATATCGCTGAACAAAAATTAGAAATTTTAGGTCAACCACTTCCTAAAATGGACGATGAACGCGAATTTAAATGGGACAATACAGATGATTTCGAATTTGATTATGAGTTAGGTTTAGCGCCAGCTTTTGATGTAAATCTTTCATCTAAAGATAAATTTACAGAATATGTAATTAAAGCTGATAAAGAAACTTTAGAAAGCCGTATCAAAAATATCCGTCGTAGCTATGGTAAAATGACTAATCCTGAAGTTTCGGCTGATGATGATGTGCTTTATGCCGAATTAACCCAGGTGGCTGCAGATGGCACAGCTGTTGAAGGTGGTATTACCAGTACAGCAAGTGTTCGTTTAGATCAGATTAAAGATAAAAAGATCCTTAAATCGTTAATTGGTTTAAAGAAAGACGATGAAGTAACCATCGACATTCAAAAAGCATTTGAAGATGCTGCTGTAATTGCAAAAGCTTTAAATATTTCAGAAGAAGAGGCTGCTGCGTTAAAAGCAAACTTTAAGCTTCACGTTAAAAACGTTAACCGTTTAGAAGAGTCTGACTTAAACCAAGAGTTTTTTGATAAATTATTTGGTGAAGGTACAGTAACCGACGAAGCTGGTTTCAGAGCGAAAATTACTGAAGAAGTAGAAAGTATGTTTAAGCAAGATGCTGAACGTAAATTATCGAACGATATTTATGAAGCACTTTTAACTAAGCACAATTTCGAATTGCCAGATGAGTTTTTACGTCGTTGGTTAAAAGCCACAAATGAGAAACTAACTGACGAGGAATTGGCAGAAGGTTATGATGATTTCGCTAAAAACCTTAAATGGACTTTAATCGAAAACAAAATCATTAAAGATAACAGCATCGAAATTAAATATGAGGATGTAGTTCAGGCGGCTAAAGCTAAATTAGATGCACAGTTCAGAATGTATAGCCCAAGTCCACTTCCAGAAGATCAATTGGCTCAATATGCTGTTCAGTTTTTGCAGGAAAAAGAAAATGCAAACCGCGTTTTTGAAGAAGTAAAAGCATTAAAAACTTTCGAGCAAATCAAATCTGTTGTTACTTTAGAGCAAAAAGATATTGATTATGATAAGTTTGTAGCGCTAGTGGAGAAAAAAGCATAG
- a CDS encoding AraC family transcriptional regulator gives MKPIFAKILDGKVNDVYGTKIVNAPYFSTEFHFHEECQLTYNVESEGRRMIGDSIEDFNNEDMIFVGANLPHVWHNSQQYFSDSTPNIHAHSISLFLHPEKILDIFHEPENIQKLKNFFQLAKRGMKFNFSARKEIKPLLLKIAQATEEITRLIGVLEILNLLCQNKDYVLLASPGYTNNYQLKDNDRMDKILKYVFDNFNKEILLRDAAEMTNMNKQAFCRYFKNRTQKTFVTFVNEVRIGHACKLIAESDHQISEMAYICGFNSLSNFNKFFKLAKGVTPKEYKKMLIAD, from the coding sequence ATGAAACCGATTTTTGCCAAAATACTCGATGGAAAAGTAAATGATGTTTACGGCACAAAGATTGTAAATGCGCCTTACTTTTCTACCGAATTCCATTTTCACGAAGAATGCCAGCTTACCTATAACGTTGAGAGTGAAGGGCGGCGCATGATCGGTGATAGTATTGAAGATTTTAATAACGAAGACATGATTTTTGTAGGCGCTAATTTGCCTCATGTATGGCACAATAGTCAGCAGTATTTTAGCGATTCGACACCAAATATCCATGCACATTCGATTTCGCTTTTTCTCCATCCCGAAAAAATACTGGATATTTTTCATGAGCCAGAGAATATACAGAAGCTTAAAAATTTTTTTCAACTGGCTAAACGCGGAATGAAATTTAACTTTTCGGCCAGAAAGGAAATAAAACCTTTGTTGTTAAAAATTGCTCAGGCAACAGAAGAAATAACGCGTTTAATAGGGGTGCTGGAAATTTTAAACCTGCTTTGTCAAAATAAAGATTATGTGTTACTGGCGAGCCCGGGCTATACTAATAACTATCAGTTAAAAGATAATGATAGAATGGATAAAATTTTGAAATATGTTTTCGATAATTTTAATAAAGAGATATTGTTGAGAGATGCTGCCGAGATGACCAATATGAATAAACAGGCTTTTTGCAGATACTTTAAAAACCGCACACAGAAAACTTTTGTAACTTTTGTTAATGAAGTAAGAATTGGGCATGCCTGCAAATTAATTGCCGAAAGTGATCACCAGATTAGTGAAATGGCTTATATATGTGGTTTTAATAGTCTTTCCAATTTTAACAAATTTTTCAAGCTGGCCAAAGGGGTTACCCCAAAAGAATATAAAAAAATGTTAATTGCAGATTGA
- a CDS encoding helical backbone metal receptor, with amino-acid sequence MQKTFTDQMGREVTINFPPKRIISIVPSQTELLFDLGLDQEIIGLTKFCIHPIEKFAERTKVGGTKKLNIDLIKDLKPDLIIGNKEENTQSDIEELAADFPVWMSDIFTLDDAMKTIGQIGELVDREPEASYLNHLISTGFNDLKTLALQHHIDKKVAYLIWRKPYMVAGKNTFINDILLINGMTNVVTQERYPSITLAELKALNCELILLSSEPYPFGEKHIEEIQAAIPEVKIILVDGEMFSWYGSRLVKAVQYFFEFQKQIISF; translated from the coding sequence ATGCAAAAAACGTTTACCGATCAGATGGGGCGGGAGGTTACTATCAATTTCCCACCCAAACGGATTATTTCTATAGTACCCTCCCAAACAGAATTGTTATTTGATTTAGGATTGGATCAGGAAATTATCGGATTGACCAAATTTTGCATCCATCCGATAGAAAAATTTGCAGAAAGAACCAAGGTTGGTGGAACAAAAAAACTCAACATCGATTTAATCAAAGATTTAAAACCCGACTTGATTATTGGGAATAAAGAAGAAAATACGCAAAGCGACATAGAAGAACTTGCAGCAGACTTTCCGGTTTGGATGAGCGACATTTTCACTTTAGATGATGCCATGAAGACGATTGGCCAGATAGGAGAGCTTGTAGATCGCGAACCAGAAGCCAGTTACCTTAATCATCTTATTTCGACAGGATTTAACGATCTGAAGACACTTGCACTTCAACATCACATAGATAAAAAGGTAGCGTACCTCATCTGGCGCAAGCCCTATATGGTTGCTGGAAAAAATACCTTTATAAATGATATTCTATTAATCAATGGTATGACAAATGTGGTTACGCAAGAACGTTATCCATCGATTACACTCGCAGAACTGAAAGCTTTAAATTGCGAACTGATCCTGCTTTCGTCAGAACCCTATCCTTTTGGCGAAAAACATATTGAAGAAATACAAGCGGCTATTCCCGAGGTAAAAATTATACTGGTAGATGGAGAAATGTTCAGCTGGTATGGAAGTAGATTGGTTAAAGCCGTTCAATACTTTTTTGAGTTTCAGAAGCAAATTATTAGCTTTTAA